Proteins co-encoded in one Bacillus sp. FSL H8-0547 genomic window:
- a CDS encoding GNAT family N-acetyltransferase: MIIRELKTDAEFKEAYPVMSQLRVNLSEEDYLGLLEPMQKQGYRLLALYDEHQIKGLAGIIELTNFYNEKHIYVYDLVTDGASRSKGYGEKLLHHVEELAKESGCGMISLSSGNQRKDAHRFYEEKMGFDRVSHVFNKKL, encoded by the coding sequence TTGATCATTAGAGAACTGAAAACAGATGCAGAATTTAAAGAAGCCTATCCTGTCATGTCCCAGCTGAGAGTCAACCTGAGTGAAGAGGATTACCTGGGGCTGCTTGAGCCTATGCAAAAGCAGGGCTACAGGCTGCTTGCTCTTTATGATGAACATCAGATAAAAGGACTGGCAGGCATTATTGAGCTGACGAATTTCTACAATGAAAAGCACATTTATGTCTATGACCTTGTGACGGACGGAGCTTCAAGATCCAAGGGGTACGGGGAAAAACTCCTGCACCATGTAGAAGAGCTTGCGAAAGAATCCGGCTGCGGCATGATTTCACTGAGTTCAGGCAATCAGCGGAAGGACGCACACCGGTTTTATGAAGAAAAGATGGGCTTTGACAGAGTAAGTCACGTTTTTAATAAGAAGCTGTAA
- a CDS encoding class D sortase — MKKLSFFPILLIAAGLCLTGYGGFQIAETHLKTNQSLADAEAIIKASASSKTEMPTQENRYEAETGDAVGILKINRLDAELPIVEGTDPDDLAKGVGHYKGSYYPNENGQIVLSGHRDTVFRKAGELKIGDSLIVAMPYGEFEYRIKSTKIVDADDLSVITLQNDKEELILTTCYPFSFVGSAPERYIIYAEKAE, encoded by the coding sequence ATGAAGAAATTATCATTTTTTCCGATACTATTAATTGCTGCCGGACTTTGTTTGACAGGCTACGGGGGCTTTCAAATTGCAGAAACCCACCTGAAAACAAATCAGTCTCTTGCGGATGCAGAAGCCATCATCAAAGCCTCTGCAAGCTCCAAAACGGAAATGCCGACTCAGGAGAACCGGTACGAAGCTGAAACAGGAGATGCTGTCGGCATTCTTAAAATCAACCGGCTTGATGCGGAGCTGCCAATCGTGGAAGGGACAGACCCGGACGACCTGGCCAAGGGAGTCGGACACTACAAAGGCAGCTATTACCCGAATGAGAACGGACAAATTGTTCTTTCCGGACACAGAGACACGGTCTTCAGAAAAGCGGGGGAGCTGAAAATAGGTGACTCTCTTATCGTAGCCATGCCTTACGGAGAATTTGAATACCGAATCAAATCGACAAAAATCGTGGATGCCGATGACCTCAGTGTGATCACTCTTCAAAATGATAAAGAAGAACTGATCCTGACAACGTGCTATCCATTCAGTTTCGTGGGAAGCGCACCGGAGAGGTATATTATTTATGCTGAAAAAGCGGAATGA
- a CDS encoding aldo/keto reductase, with amino-acid sequence MAKNLQDTTTLHNGVKMPWFGLGVFKVEDGNEVVNSVKWAIEAGYKSIDTAAIYGNEEGVGQAIKESGVAREELFITTKVWNADQGYDSTLKAFDESMKKLGLEYLDLYLVHWPVKGKYKETWKALETLYKEGKVKAIGVSNFQVHHLKDIMEDAEIVPMVNQVEYHPRLTQKELHAFCKENSIQLEAWSPLMQGKLLDDETLTEIAEKHGKSVAQVILRWDLQNGVVTIPKSVKEHRIYDNAAIFDFELTQEEMERIDGLNRDERVGPDPDNFDF; translated from the coding sequence ATGGCAAAAAATCTGCAGGATACAACAACTTTACATAACGGAGTGAAAATGCCCTGGTTTGGCCTTGGCGTCTTTAAAGTGGAAGACGGAAATGAGGTTGTAAACTCTGTTAAATGGGCAATCGAAGCAGGCTATAAAAGCATCGATACCGCTGCTATTTACGGAAATGAAGAGGGCGTAGGACAAGCAATCAAAGAAAGCGGCGTTGCGCGCGAAGAGCTTTTCATCACGACTAAAGTATGGAATGCTGATCAGGGCTATGATTCTACCCTTAAAGCATTTGACGAAAGCATGAAAAAGCTTGGTCTTGAGTATCTTGATCTTTACCTTGTTCACTGGCCGGTTAAAGGCAAGTACAAAGAAACATGGAAAGCTCTTGAAACGCTTTACAAAGAAGGAAAAGTAAAAGCAATCGGCGTAAGCAACTTCCAGGTTCACCATCTTAAAGATATTATGGAAGACGCTGAAATCGTACCTATGGTAAACCAGGTTGAATACCATCCGCGCCTGACTCAAAAAGAGCTTCATGCATTCTGCAAAGAAAACAGCATTCAGCTTGAAGCGTGGTCACCGCTTATGCAGGGTAAACTGCTTGACGACGAGACACTGACAGAAATCGCAGAAAAACACGGGAAGTCTGTCGCTCAGGTTATCTTGCGCTGGGATCTTCAGAATGGCGTAGTGACCATTCCAAAATCAGTGAAAGAACACCGCATTTACGACAATGCTGCCATCTTTGATTTCGAACTGACACAAGAAGAGATGGAACGCATCGACGGCTTAAACCGCGATGAGCGTGTAGGTCCGGATCCGGATAATTTTGATTTTTAA
- a CDS encoding EcsC family protein: protein METKEQLLARLKEIEEWEDDQKGLFFWEKIGRIPFKILDKLTPAFIQKKIGVLLDELGSFIQGGGKYLTQKNGMLKKVQQLVPDKTIETIDDLKTVPLNVMNIVSGDLKTNRGNVATVQGATTGFGGVFTLAVDIPVILGLSLKTLQEIAVIYGYDPDEKEERIFIVKCLQFASADVVGKEAILNELSGYYGRSAKPADMLSKLQGWREVVYTYRDHFGLKKLLQMVPVAGMLFGAYTNRSMIKDIAEAGIMLYQKRRILERLETDSPLVIENEKGTQI from the coding sequence GTGGAAACAAAGGAGCAGCTTCTTGCACGTTTAAAAGAAATTGAGGAATGGGAAGACGATCAGAAAGGCCTGTTTTTCTGGGAGAAAATCGGCCGGATTCCTTTTAAGATTCTTGATAAACTTACACCTGCATTTATCCAAAAGAAAATCGGCGTTCTTCTTGATGAGCTTGGAAGCTTCATCCAGGGCGGCGGAAAATACTTAACTCAGAAGAACGGAATGCTGAAAAAGGTGCAGCAGCTCGTTCCTGACAAAACGATTGAAACAATTGATGACCTGAAAACCGTTCCTTTGAATGTCATGAACATTGTAAGCGGCGACCTTAAAACAAACAGGGGAAATGTCGCGACGGTTCAGGGAGCGACGACCGGGTTTGGCGGAGTTTTCACTCTTGCAGTGGACATCCCTGTCATCCTTGGTCTTTCACTGAAAACCCTGCAGGAAATCGCGGTCATTTACGGCTATGATCCTGATGAAAAAGAGGAGCGCATTTTTATCGTGAAATGCCTGCAGTTTGCCTCTGCCGATGTGGTTGGAAAAGAAGCGATTCTAAACGAACTATCAGGCTATTACGGACGCAGCGCAAAGCCCGCGGACATGCTTTCAAAACTGCAGGGCTGGCGGGAGGTTGTCTACACGTACCGTGACCATTTCGGCCTGAAAAAACTTCTCCAGATGGTCCCTGTTGCCGGGATGCTTTTCGGCGCCTATACAAACCGTTCAATGATCAAAGACATTGCTGAAGCAGGCATTATGCTTTATCAAAAAAGAAGAATTCTTGAAAGACTAGAAACAGACTCACCACTCGTTATAGAAAATGAAAAAGGAACTCAAATTTGA
- a CDS encoding DoxX family protein: MLDLGLLLIRLVVGLSFMAHGAQKLFGSFGGHGLKGTGGFFESIGIKPGVAMALLAGLAEFAGGALFAAGLFTPLAGAALAGTMLVAIFKVHAPNGFWASNNGYELNLTLLAVAVGVALTGAGAYSLDALFF; the protein is encoded by the coding sequence ATGTTAGATTTAGGACTTTTACTGATTCGTCTTGTTGTCGGATTATCATTTATGGCCCACGGGGCACAAAAACTGTTCGGCTCTTTCGGGGGACACGGACTGAAGGGCACAGGGGGATTTTTTGAATCGATCGGAATTAAACCCGGAGTTGCTATGGCGCTGCTTGCGGGACTTGCAGAATTTGCGGGCGGAGCTCTCTTTGCAGCCGGCTTGTTTACACCACTTGCAGGTGCTGCGCTGGCAGGAACGATGCTTGTTGCGATCTTCAAAGTTCACGCGCCTAATGGCTTCTGGGCTTCAAACAACGGCTATGAGCTGAACCTGACCCTGCTTGCCGTGGCTGTGGGAGTTGCCCTTACAGGTGCAGGTGCTTATTCTCTGGATGCCCTTTTCTTTTAA